From the Methanobrevibacter sp. genome, the window TCTAAATCCATTTTTGGGATTCTTTTTGGATTTAAATCTTGGATAATTGGAATTTTTTTTAAAAAATCCATTAAATGCGTGTAATAAGTCACGATAAACCTGTTGCAAGCTACTTGACTCACTTTTATACAAAAATGGATATTGTTTTTTCAACATTGTTAACATGGTGTTGAATGTGGTTTGATTGCATTTTAGCTTTGTATAACCATGTTGTTTAAATAATTCAAAGGTTTTTTGGTATTCTGTTAATAAATTATTCCAGACAAATCTAGTATTACCCAGGCTCTGATTAAATTTATCCTTCATAACCTTATCGGGATACAACTTAACCTTCAAACCTTCATTAACAATAATACACTCATCTAACATGAAAAAACACATCAAAATATCTATTTTATATTCCAATTAATTTTGAACACAAAATATAATATATCAACCGACAACATATAAAGAATTACCAAGAGCATTTGATAACTAATGCCCTTTTTTATGCAATTCATCCTCGACTTGAAGAA encodes:
- a CDS encoding helix-turn-helix domain-containing protein translates to MLDECIIVNEGLKVKLYPDKVMKDKFNQSLGNTRFVWNNLLTEYQKTFELFKQHGYTKLKCNQTTFNTMLTMLKKQYPFLYKSESSSLQQVYRDLLHAFNGFFKKNSNYPRFKSKKNPKNGFR